Within Caldilineales bacterium, the genomic segment CCCCACCTCCCACTCGCCGTACTCACTCTCCTGCGCCCGACCACCCTTGGCGCCGTTCTCCCATTGGCCGCGCTCGCTTTCGTCCCTCCCACTCTGCTCAACCCGGGAAACTTTGACGCTCACCCCTCCGACCCGCCACGCTTTACCCCTCCCCCCCTTTATGCTACACTCCCGGTCACGCCTCATCCTATATCCTATTTATGTCAACCCGCTCCCCCTCCTGGCCCTACTTCCTCGCCGGCCTCCTCACCGCCCTCCTCCTCTTCACCTTCGGCGTCGCCGCCGCCCTCGCCTGGCAACACCTCCGCCCCGCCGCCCAAACCGCCGACCCCGGCCCCCTCTACCGCCAGGCCTGGGACATCGTCAGCCAGGACTACCTCGGCGACCTCCCCTCCCCCACCGCCCGCACCCACGGCGCCATCCAAGGCAGCCTGGCCGCCATCGGCGACCCCTACACCTTCTTCGTCGAACCGGAACCCGCCCAGCGCCAACAAGAACAACTCGAAGGCCAATTCGGCGGCATCGGCGCCCACCTGGAACTCACCGACGACGGCCGCATCCGCCTCCGCCCCCTGGTCGAGCGCCCCGCCGCCCTCGCTGGCCTCCAGGATGGCGACCTCCTCATCGCCATCGACGGCCAACCCGTCGCCACCCTCACCGCCGACCCGGCCACCGACCCGGCCTCCCGCCTCGACGCCGCCGCCAACCTCCTGCGCGGCCCCGCCGGCAGCCCCGTCCGCCTCACCATCCTGCGCGGCCAGACCCCCCTCTTGGGGGTCGAAAAGGGGGAAAAGGCCCGATAAAGTCGCCTGGACACGGATGAACACGGATGAACACGGATTAGAGCGATCATTCTGTGTTGAGAATCCGTGTGAATCGGCCTCGATCCGTGTCCCAACTATCCTGCAAGCGGCCGTCGGCGAGCGAGAGTTGCCAACTTTCCAAAAGTTGGCAACTCTCTTCCTCCTTATGTCAATTCTAGCTCCATTTTGTCATTTTACTTCACATAACAATCATAGTGTGTAGTTTCTGATCGGCCATCAGTAGACATAATCAACCATACCGGCCTCGATTTTGGCCCTGGCCGGCCGCCTACCCGAATCAAGCCCGCCTCCGGCGGGCCTTTTTTTGCCCATCAGTCGTCAGCCCATTGCAGCGCCGTCAGCACGAGCGCCACAGTGCCATGCCCACAGCGCACCCACAGCAGCGCGCTGCCGTTTCCCCCACCCAACTCCACCATCGCCTCTTCTAGTTTATGTCAACTCTTTCGTCGCCTCGTCACATAAGGCCGAAAGCGCGCCAGTTCCGCCGGCGGCAGACGGCCGGCCAACAGCGTGCCATCGGGACGATGCTCCTCGCGGCTCACCAGCCCGCGCCGGTGGAACAGATCCACCAACTCGCCGCTGTCATAGGGGATCAGCACCTCGATCGGGGCCATCGCCTCGGCCAGGATCACGTCGATCTGGTCGAGCAGCGCCTCCAACCCTTGCCCGCTGAGCGCCGAGACCGGGACGCCGCCCGGCAACGATGCCTCCACCTCGGGGTCGAGTTGTCCGCCGGGGATCAGATCGACCTTGTTCAGCGCCACCAGCAGCGGCAGCCCCTCTCCCGCCTGCAATGATCCTTCGCTGCGCTCAGGACCGCTGCGCTCAGGACCGCTGCGCTCAGGCTCGAACGCGCCCAATTCCTCCAGCACCTCCTCCACCGCCGCCGCCTGCTCCAACACATTCGGGTGCGAGACATCCACCACGTGCAACAGCAGGTCGGCGTCCAAAATCTCTTCCAACGTGGCTCGGAAGGCGGCGATCAACTGCGTCGGCAGCTTCTGGATGAAGCCCACCGTGTCGGTCATCAGCGCCTCGCGCCCCGATGGCAGCGTCAAACGCCGGGTGGTGGGGTCGAGCGTGGCAAACAACTGGTCGGCGGCCAGAACGGCATTCTCGTCCGACGCCTGGCTGAGCGTATTCAACAGCGTCGATTTGCCGGCATTCGTATAGCCTACCAGGGCCACCAGCGGCGTGTTCGAGGCGCGGCGCCGGCTGCGATATTGCTGGCGATGCGTGCGCACCTCCTCAATCTCGCGGCGTAGCAAGGCGATGCGCCGGCCGATCTCGCGGCGATCCACCTCCAACTGCGTCTCGCCGGGGCCGCGCACCCCCACCCCGCCCGAGGATGTACTCATCCCAGCCCCACCCGCGCGCCCACCCGCCTGCCGGGCCAGGTGCGTCCAGGCGCGCGTCAGCCGCGGCAGCCGGTATTCATACTGCGCCAACTCCACTTGCAGCGCCCCTTCGCGTGTGTGCGCGTGTTGGGCGAAGATGTCGA encodes:
- the hflX gene encoding GTPase HflX; protein product: MITLQPIVELGLLVGVETKREPGLFEMDDSLAELRRLAETAGVTVVDVITQSISQPNPATYIGKGKLEEVVLRVREQGVQVVIFDHPLSPRQQREIEKALEKGGGGEEANPVKVLDRTALILDIFAQHAHTREGALQVELAQYEYRLPRLTRAWTHLARQAGGRAGGAGMSTSSGGVGVRGPGETQLEVDRREIGRRIALLRREIEEVRTHRQQYRSRRRASNTPLVALVGYTNAGKSTLLNTLSQASDENAVLAADQLFATLDPTTRRLTLPSGREALMTDTVGFIQKLPTQLIAAFRATLEEILDADLLLHVVDVSHPNVLEQAAAVEEVLEELGAFEPERSGPERSGPERSEGSLQAGEGLPLLVALNKVDLIPGGQLDPEVEASLPGGVPVSALSGQGLEALLDQIDVILAEAMAPIEVLIPYDSGELVDLFHRRGLVSREEHRPDGTLLAGRLPPAELARFRPYVTRRRKS